A portion of the uncultured Bacteroides sp. genome contains these proteins:
- a CDS encoding toxin encodes MITKEEVERFLHLFHEKLKVFQIVFRDDRGKNLEALAALEITPKYRESIIRDLKSEDYSNGPIVDTLNKNGDMWVFGKDVKGNEVYIKISLGNSNSQTICISFHVAEYKMKYPFKIGE; translated from the coding sequence ATGATCACAAAAGAAGAAGTTGAAAGATTCCTTCATTTATTTCACGAAAAACTTAAGGTGTTCCAAATAGTATTCCGTGATGATAGAGGAAAAAATCTGGAAGCATTAGCTGCGCTTGAAATAACACCTAAATATAGAGAATCTATAATAAGAGACCTTAAATCGGAGGATTATTCCAACGGGCCTATTGTCGATACTTTGAACAAGAACGGTGATATGTGGGTTTTTGGAAAAGATGTAAAAGGTAATGAGGTCTATATTAAGATATCCTTAGGTAACAGTAATAGCCAAACTATCTGTATTTCGTTCCATGTGGCTGAATATAAAATGAAATATCCATTTAAAATAGGAGAATAG
- a CDS encoding HipA domain-containing protein — translation MGRCLYCYKELEESQVDFHQACSKKIFGTVVAPELPYTHEQIAELAEQVVRSQTTLTGVQAKLSLDIQKVKEKPHRFTIVGLWGRYILKPQTELYRHLPELEDVTMHLAEIAKVKTVPHSLIRFADGELCYITKRIDRDNKGKKFPMEDMCQLAEKLTEYKYKGSYEQIGKLVIKYSVVPKLDVINFWEQVLFSWLTGNADMHLKNFSLYATMPKRYTLTPAYDMVSTALVIPEDTEELALTLNGKKRKIRKQDFVIAFKTFGLEDKVIENIFARFQKAVPEWMAFIDLSFLPQEMKEGYKEIILKRISMLE, via the coding sequence ATGGGAAGGTGTTTATATTGCTATAAAGAATTGGAGGAGAGTCAGGTGGATTTTCATCAGGCTTGCTCCAAAAAGATTTTTGGAACGGTCGTTGCACCAGAGCTTCCATATACCCACGAACAAATTGCAGAGCTGGCCGAGCAGGTGGTTCGTAGCCAAACAACTTTAACCGGTGTACAGGCTAAACTCTCTCTTGATATTCAAAAGGTAAAGGAGAAGCCTCATCGTTTTACTATTGTAGGATTATGGGGGCGATACATCTTAAAGCCTCAAACTGAACTTTATAGACATTTGCCGGAATTGGAAGATGTAACGATGCATCTGGCTGAGATTGCTAAAGTGAAGACTGTTCCTCATTCCTTGATTCGTTTTGCGGATGGGGAGCTTTGCTATATAACGAAACGCATCGACCGCGATAATAAGGGCAAGAAGTTCCCGATGGAAGATATGTGCCAGTTGGCGGAGAAGTTGACGGAGTATAAATATAAAGGTTCTTACGAGCAAATAGGAAAGCTGGTCATTAAATATTCTGTTGTGCCGAAACTGGATGTGATTAATTTCTGGGAGCAGGTTTTGTTCTCGTGGTTGACGGGTAATGCGGATATGCATCTTAAAAACTTTTCACTGTATGCCACTATGCCCAAGCGCTATACTTTGACGCCTGCGTATGATATGGTTTCTACTGCATTGGTTATACCCGAAGATACAGAAGAATTAGCTTTAACCCTGAATGGGAAGAAACGAAAAATCAGGAAACAGGATTTTGTTATTGCTTTTAAGACTTTTGGCTTGGAGGATAAAGTGATAGAGAATATATTTGCACGTTTCCAAAAGGCTGTACCAGAATGGATGGCATTTATTGATCTCTCTTTTTTGCCGCAGGAGATGAAAGAGGGGTATAAAGAGATTATTCTTAAGCGTATCTCTATGCTAGAGTAG
- a CDS encoding type II toxin-antitoxin system antitoxin SocA domain-containing protein, with the protein MNSPFTGGNVTLRQKQSELLFRKEKFQYLKLYYECENTHETFTTTELDELNIGQVYNQYRVKYGIPFPDEIGAVRTKYGLSASKMSEILGFGDNQYRLYENGEMPSETNGKVLHSIMNPTIFEAFVDNAEYQFSPKEFLKIKENLEKVIRRDPTNELECFVFDGYSRSINNGYAKQSYSKLKNILLFYIDRCNDAFNTKMNKLLFYTDFLSYKSFGTGMTGLAYKAIQYGPVPSKWDRVYGMMDDIYPEIIEFSSGNSGTKLCSSLKADMSKFSENELAVLNAVIDRFKDINSNEISKISHEEDAWIEFNETNAFIDFSEAFTLKAVSLD; encoded by the coding sequence ATGAACAGTCCTTTCACTGGGGGGAATGTTACCCTTCGTCAAAAACAATCGGAATTGCTCTTCCGCAAAGAGAAATTTCAATATTTGAAACTGTATTATGAGTGTGAAAATACTCATGAAACGTTCACTACTACCGAGTTGGACGAACTCAATATTGGTCAGGTTTACAATCAGTATCGGGTTAAATATGGCATTCCTTTCCCTGATGAAATTGGAGCGGTAAGAACCAAGTATGGCTTATCTGCGTCAAAAATGTCTGAAATATTGGGTTTTGGGGACAATCAATATCGGTTGTATGAAAATGGAGAGATGCCTAGCGAAACAAATGGGAAGGTATTGCATAGCATTATGAATCCAACAATCTTTGAGGCTTTTGTAGATAATGCAGAATATCAGTTCTCTCCTAAAGAGTTTCTTAAAATAAAAGAGAACTTGGAGAAAGTAATAAGAAGGGACCCTACTAATGAGTTAGAATGCTTTGTTTTTGATGGCTACTCTCGCTCTATAAATAATGGCTACGCAAAACAGTCATACAGTAAGTTGAAGAATATTTTGCTTTTCTATATTGATAGATGCAATGATGCTTTTAATACTAAGATGAACAAGTTGCTGTTTTACACAGATTTTTTAAGCTATAAAAGCTTTGGGACCGGAATGACTGGCCTTGCCTATAAAGCAATACAATATGGCCCGGTTCCTTCTAAATGGGATAGGGTATATGGCATGATGGATGATATCTATCCTGAAATTATTGAGTTTTCTTCAGGTAATTCAGGTACAAAATTATGCTCATCGTTAAAAGCTGATATGAGTAAATTCTCGGAGAATGAATTGGCTGTTTTGAATGCGGTAATTGATAGATTTAAAGATATAAATTCGAATGAGATTTCTAAAATTAGTCACGAAGAAGATGCTTGGATTGAGTTTAATGAAACCAATGCATTTATTGATTTTTCAGAGGCTTTTACATTGAAAGCTGTCTCATTAGACTGA
- a CDS encoding family 43 glycosylhydrolase, giving the protein MNKSLILFICFISNALILLAQGSPGKWGDQGNGTYINPILNADYSDPDVIRVGDKYYMVASDFHFLGMQVLESEDMINWKLISQIYHRFDFAGWNDNQQYAGGSWAPSIRYHDNKFWVFFCTPKEGLFMSTAINPAGPWSPLHLVKGIEKWEDPCPFWDNDGQAYLGRSQHGAGPIIIHKMSADGTRLLDDGVTVYSGPVAEGTKIFKKEGYYYISIPEGGVGTGWQTVLRSKNIYGPYEKKIVLEQGSTSINGPHQGAIVDTPDGQWCFFHFQHNGSLGRVVHLQPMHWQNGWPVIGVDLDNNGVGEPVYVCKKPIQSSQLFAPQTDDDFSSQTLSLQWQFNHNPVDKAWSLSSPPGSLTLQALQSPSFRLAHNTLTQKVMGYVSEATVAVDLSSITEGQRCGLACMGKENKLLGIKMSGGQKSLYISNDTSEVTIAPIGGTTVYLRVSIDMLRQQFQFSYSTDNITFDTCGDPFFIRFGYWKGARIALYCYNVEKEAGAASFSWFTYKHDGPQRTLNSDMDRVIANIARTSFPEKDIYVACPNSVNHQKSARQMLQHAIDSCSLLGGGRVVVGKGVYRLNGNLILKSNVNLHLQEDALLLFSGKADDFLPEVLTRWEGTELYGHSPMVYAYHANNIAITGKGIIDAQGGLEFADWSLHEAKDRDRLRKMGEQLTPVHKRIFGKGTILRPSCVQFLGCSRILIEGITIKNSPFWTIHPVYCDNVIVRGVTIDSHYPNNDGCDPESTSNVLIEDCTFKTGDDAVAIKSGRDRDGRYIGRSSQNIVIRNCIFHSECNGLCIGSEMSGGVENVYMDNIQIGTVKNALYFKSNRDRGGYIRNVQVSNISVERSKGAILRFETNYFGFRGGQHASQYEKFHISNIEAECSDNYAIFMDGYEEKPIKDIEIENFHVRKATYPYYLKCIENVHLKDASVNGKSLPEHPEEHKERVTLDVY; this is encoded by the coding sequence ATGAATAAATCGCTGATATTGTTTATTTGCTTCATAAGCAATGCTCTTATCCTGTTAGCTCAAGGTAGCCCCGGTAAATGGGGCGACCAGGGCAATGGGACCTATATTAATCCTATTTTAAATGCAGATTATTCCGATCCGGATGTTATAAGGGTTGGAGACAAATATTACATGGTAGCCTCGGACTTTCATTTTCTGGGCATGCAAGTTTTAGAATCGGAGGATATGATAAATTGGAAATTAATCTCTCAAATTTATCATCGCTTTGACTTCGCCGGATGGAATGATAATCAACAATATGCCGGAGGATCTTGGGCCCCGTCTATCCGTTATCATGATAATAAGTTCTGGGTCTTCTTTTGTACGCCAAAAGAAGGTTTATTTATGTCTACCGCCATCAATCCGGCCGGACCATGGAGCCCTTTGCATTTAGTGAAGGGTATTGAAAAGTGGGAAGACCCCTGCCCTTTCTGGGATAACGATGGACAGGCTTATTTAGGACGGAGCCAACACGGTGCCGGCCCTATCATCATTCACAAAATGAGTGCTGACGGTACCCGTTTGCTTGATGATGGAGTGACGGTATATTCCGGTCCGGTAGCCGAAGGAACTAAAATCTTCAAAAAAGAGGGATATTACTATATTTCGATTCCTGAAGGTGGCGTTGGAACCGGATGGCAAACGGTTCTTCGTTCAAAGAACATCTACGGACCCTACGAGAAAAAAATAGTCTTGGAACAAGGAAGTACTTCCATTAACGGTCCTCATCAGGGTGCTATTGTTGATACCCCGGATGGCCAGTGGTGTTTCTTCCACTTCCAACACAACGGTTCATTAGGTCGTGTAGTTCATTTGCAACCAATGCATTGGCAAAACGGTTGGCCGGTTATTGGAGTAGATTTAGATAATAATGGAGTGGGTGAACCTGTCTATGTGTGCAAAAAGCCTATTCAAAGTTCACAACTATTCGCTCCACAAACCGATGATGATTTCTCTTCGCAGACTTTATCACTGCAATGGCAATTTAACCATAATCCTGTTGATAAGGCTTGGTCTTTATCTTCTCCTCCGGGTAGTCTTACCTTGCAGGCGCTGCAATCTCCATCCTTCCGTTTGGCTCATAACACACTAACTCAAAAGGTGATGGGATACGTCAGTGAAGCAACCGTTGCTGTCGACCTTTCATCAATAACAGAGGGACAGCGTTGCGGGTTGGCTTGTATGGGCAAAGAGAATAAACTACTTGGAATTAAAATGAGTGGAGGACAGAAGAGCCTGTATATATCCAACGATACTTCGGAAGTAACGATAGCACCTATCGGAGGAACTACGGTTTATTTGCGTGTATCGATTGATATGCTTCGTCAGCAGTTTCAATTTTCATATAGCACAGACAATATAACCTTTGATACTTGTGGAGACCCGTTCTTTATCCGTTTCGGTTATTGGAAAGGTGCTCGTATAGCTCTTTATTGTTACAATGTAGAAAAAGAAGCGGGTGCAGCATCCTTTTCATGGTTTACTTACAAGCACGATGGACCACAAAGAACTTTGAACAGCGATATGGATCGTGTTATTGCTAATATTGCCCGAACATCGTTCCCTGAAAAGGATATTTATGTTGCCTGTCCCAATTCCGTTAATCATCAAAAGTCTGCACGCCAGATGCTCCAACACGCCATAGATTCTTGCTCTCTATTAGGTGGTGGACGTGTAGTGGTAGGAAAAGGTGTATACCGATTAAACGGCAATCTAATTCTAAAAAGCAATGTCAATCTGCATTTGCAAGAAGATGCCTTATTACTTTTCAGTGGGAAAGCCGATGATTTTCTGCCTGAAGTGTTGACACGGTGGGAAGGCACGGAATTATATGGTCATTCGCCGATGGTCTATGCCTACCACGCAAATAATATTGCGATTACAGGAAAAGGAATCATTGATGCGCAAGGAGGATTAGAATTTGCCGATTGGAGCCTACACGAAGCCAAAGACAGAGACAGGCTAAGAAAGATGGGGGAACAATTAACTCCGGTACACAAAAGAATCTTTGGAAAAGGAACGATACTCAGACCCTCCTGTGTACAGTTTCTAGGATGTTCCAGAATCCTTATTGAAGGAATTACCATTAAGAATTCACCATTCTGGACTATTCACCCTGTATATTGCGACAATGTGATAGTGCGCGGAGTAACAATTGATAGCCATTACCCCAACAATGATGGTTGTGACCCGGAGTCAACCTCAAATGTCTTAATTGAAGACTGTACTTTTAAGACGGGTGACGATGCGGTAGCAATTAAATCCGGGAGAGACAGAGATGGAAGATATATTGGAAGATCGTCGCAAAATATCGTTATCAGAAATTGCATCTTCCACTCCGAATGTAATGGCCTTTGTATCGGAAGTGAAATGTCTGGCGGTGTAGAAAACGTATATATGGATAACATTCAGATTGGTACTGTGAAGAATGCCCTTTATTTCAAATCAAACCGTGATAGAGGGGGGTACATTCGTAATGTGCAGGTAAGTAATATATCTGTGGAACGTTCAAAAGGCGCCATCTTACGTTTTGAAACAAATTATTTCGGTTTCAGAGGCGGCCAACATGCATCGCAATACGAGAAATTTCATATCAGCAACATAGAAGCCGAGTGTTCTGACAATTATGCCATCTTTATGGATGGTTATGAAGAAAAGCCCATTAAAGATATCGAGATAGAAAACTTCCATGTAAGGAAAGCCACTTATCCCTATTATTTAAAATGCATTGAGAATGTTCATTTGAAAGATGCTTCCGTAAATGGTAAAAGTTTACCCGAGCATCCAGAGGAACATAAAGAACGTGTAACGCTCGATGTATATTGA